The Panicum hallii strain FIL2 chromosome 5, PHallii_v3.1, whole genome shotgun sequence genome contains the following window.
ttattaatttttataataAAATTATAAGAAGATTAAGTTTACTCGTAAATATTCTTGTTTTACCTATTTATGGGTGAAATTAATGTTATACttttttattatatattaataaaaaatgtttatatatttattaaaaatataaattgcaagttttattatttatttattaaaataTTTATTGATAAATAAGTTATTTTTGACAAGCTATCTTTATTTTATTGTCGTACTTTAGTTTGACGGttttatattataaaagtacCAATAAAGAAAATAGCTAAATATTATCCTATATATCGAGTAAATATCCGAATTCGAATCCGAATCCGAGGCGTCTGTTTTGCATTCATATTCAAAAATATCCGAATTCATATCCCTATTTAAGTTAAAATATGGTAAAAGATGCTATCCGGATCCAATCCTATACGTGTCCGATTCGCTTCCGTCCTTATGGCGAGATGAGGACGACGACGGTGACGGGTTGGGTGGTGGCGTGGAGCACGAGGAGACAAAATCTGGTCCGGCTGATTTTATTTAGTACACAAGGAGGATCCTAACCACGCGTCGAGCAGGCCAAAGCAGTTTCCGATTCCAACACGTTACCCCGGTTGCCTAATTTTTTTTTACTGTGAACAGTACTAAACAGTAACTGGGCTCCGTTGGTTAGGGAATTCTTCCGGCATAAGATGTAACATATTAATCAGGCCACACCTATGCTTTGGCTGTAGGAACCAGCGTTGCCCGAGCAAGTGACCGGAGAGGGGGGCTCAAACGTGACGGGCCTGCTCGGAACGGTCTCAAAACAAAAGCAAATGAGCATTTCAGAGCACTGAACAGGTGAGAAGGTCAGATCCGTTACCAATTGCTAACACCTTAATCAGACAGTAGAAACTAGCGGGTGCTGCCGCGTCTGCCTGTATGTGAACTTCACTTGCAGAAAAATTCTGGTGACGAGCAACGAAAAATTATGCGTTGTCTTCTTGGACGCCGCTGGTGTGTTGCTAGTTTCTTAGCTTATTAGTAAGTGTTCCTGAAACCTCGTATTCCTATGCACGTATTCCTTTATGTTTCATCGAGCTCGGCCATGCTATCATTCCTTTATGCGAATACTTCTGTCGGGTTTTTACGGGGATGGAACTCGATCTGGTTACCGGAGCACACCAAGCCAAATTCGGAGGTACTGCCGGCTTAATGGGCATGGAACTTCACAAGATCGCAAGAGCCCTCAGGCCTCCTCCAAAAGTCCGAGCCATGATAGCTCTAAGCCAGCAACAAGTGCGCATGCAGAAGCTTTGGGAGATGCACGGTGAGAGGGATCTCTTTAGCAAACGCTAGCGCGGACTGTTTTCTACTGTTCATCGTATAGAATAATATTTATGCTAGCTCTAAGCCAGAACTGTATAAAATAATGTTTATGCTAGGTCTAAGCCAGCCCGTTGGAGGAGAACTCACCTGTCTGATATTAGGGCTTGCATCAAACAAACAGAAAAAGGAATGTTGGACTAGGCTCAGCTCTAGGCTTGCCTGAGCTCTACAAAGGTCCACACGCACACACAAAAAAGACCAAAGTCAGTTTGGGGCTGACCGGAATCTATGCAAAAAGCATTATTGTGACCAGGCAAACACACAGGGGAAAAAAGGGAACAATCTGCGCCGCAGATTCATTATTGGTGTATTACAACAACCAGCACAGGCAAACTGGAATTCAAGGTGGAGATAGAACTGTTTTTCCTTGTTCTACACCAGAAACCGGCTTTTACGGGCTGATTTCTCGCCCCCCTAACACTCCCCATTTCTCATCATGTTGTTATACATGTTCGGCCTATTTCCTCATCGCTGTTTTGTGCTCTATTCTACACTTTCAAATTATGTCCATACATTCTGCGTGTGGCATTCAGATTGCTCAGAGGAAGTATGTCAATTGCTGCTTCTTTCTGGAGCCGCCTTCACCATACAACTCGTTCCACTGCCTCAGCTCACTCATTATGGAGCCCTCAGCAGCGAAACTTGCAGCCACCTGCATTTGAGAGTTTAGGAGAATTAACAACTGAACTTCAAGCTACCAGCAATTCAGTTTCACGTTGACGGATGATTTCACTTGAATTAGATAAAAACATGGATTCACCTGGTTCTTTGCTTCCTTCAAGTCTGTCATGTTTAGAGGCCTTAGAATGATTGGcccctccttttctttcttctttgtaAGATCTGACGGCGTTCCTCCTTTCTCACGCTTCAGCTTCTCCTGAAGATATTGAGAACAAAGGTTAACATAGTGAATGCACACAATTCCTCATGAACAGAAAGCTTTTGTGTATAGTGATCTGATTACCAGctccttctttctttccttctggATCAGCTCCCTCACAGGGCGATATGCTGCCGTGGTGCATAGATTCTATTACAGAGCAATGTGAGTCAACAAACGAGGTTTTCCTTTCATTTTTATTTGTGTGTGGATGAGATGCATTCATGTCTCATGATACCGAGTTACTGACCTTAAGATCACTGCCACTATAGCCTTCTGTCATGGTCGCTAGCTCCTTAAAGTCCAGCCCTTCATCAACCTTCTCCTTTGACAAAAGCCGCCTCATAATCAGCTCCCGACTTTCCATTGACGGCAGCCCGACCATGATTCTGTTAAATAAAGACACCTTAGTCATAGAACATTGGAATGGTTCTGTTAGAAATTTAAGGATGGACAAACATAACTACTTCCTAGCAGGGACAAGATACAGACCTCCTCTCGAACCTACGAATGATAGCCTCATCAAGATCGAAAGGCCGGTTGGTTGCAGCAAGAACAAGTATTCTCTGATCTGGTCTTGACAAGAGTCCATCCCAGTGCGTCATGAACTCATTCTTGATCTTCCTCATCGCCTCATGCTCCCCAGCTCTGTTCCGCTGCCCAAGCATGCTATCAACTTCGTCAACGAAGATGATAGTTGGCGATACTTTGGCAGCTAATGTGAACAATGCGCGGACATTCTTTTCGTCTTCCCCAAACCACTTTGACGTGATAGTTGACATAGAGACATTTATAAAACTTGCTTGAGCTTCATTTGCTATAGCCTTGGCCAGCATTGTCTTTCCTGTTCCTGGAGGACCGAAAAGTAATATACCTCTGCAAGGCTTAAGAAGACCACCTTTGAAGAGATCAGGACGTCGAAGAGGCAGCATGACAAGTTCTTGAAGGGATTCTTTGATATCATCCAAGGCACCGATATCATCAAATGAGACTCCAATTTCATTAGCAGGTATCACTTCTGGTCTgatacgcttttcaaactcatTATCTGGTGGCACTTCCTAATAAGAAAACAAAATGAAATTACAGATTGGTAAATTAGTTTCTCGAGACATGCACGGGATAACATACACCAAACACTAATACTACTATTTACTGACAGATGCAACAACAAATGCTATTACCGGTGCTTTCGCAGCTGGTGGTGAATTATCCTTCTTCTCTGCTTCTGTTTTGCTCGCAACTGCAGGAGCAGAGGCGGCAGCAGCAGTGCCAGGGGCAGTAGAAGCGGCGATAGGAGGCCGTACAGGTGGCAGCAAAGTTGCAGGTTTTGTTTCTGACTTTGCAGCAGTTGTAGCAGTTCCTTTTTCAGCAGCCTATATATTTGAGGTATGGTATGTGAATGCATAGATTTTCTGAACGTTTCTTAGACAAGTAAAAGTACAGCACTCAAGGACAAATTAGGCACCTTTATATTAAGAAAAGAGTAAGGCATGCCAAAGAGTACTCAAACCTAGCCAATTTCCTAAGTTCTAAATGGTAAAAGATTTTAAATAATCTTAAGGCATGCCAAAGCGTACTCAAACCTAGccattttcctaagttctaaATGGTAAAAGATCCAGACGCCAGCTGCATCATTCTTGGTGTCAATCCAGACGCCAGCTGCATCATTCTTGGTGTCAATCCAAACCTTAGTTGCAACATTTTATTGTAACTTGAAGTTACTTAGAACTCTAATTACTTAGCAAAACTTCTTCTCTGAAATGGAGGTAAACCAGACaacaaaaccttgcaaggtagaaTTAAGAGCGATAATTTTTATCACCATGTGTATATTTATAGTAGGGTATATCTGTAATATAAAAAAAATCTTTACAAGAGTTAACAGTCATGTGTGTTTAGTAGTGCATATCTGTGATTTAAATAATAATAATCAACTTGGAGGAACATCAATTGAACAAACCTTCAAGGCATCAACAGTCAGTTCCAGCTTCATGCTGTCCTTACTACTCATCTTGTTCTCTTGAAAAATTTCCAATGCATGAGACAAGCTGTGCCATGAAAGAGTCACAAACCGAGGAAGAAATGAAAAGATCAATAGACAACTACACCAATATGCTAACTACCTCTTTGCAGATATAACTAATTTTCCATTTCGGTACTCCGGCTCTCTCTTATTCATCAAGTGATATGAAACTGCAGATACCACAATCTCCTCTATATACCTACTGAGCCCTATTGTATCTGATAGGCATATCGAGCCTAAGTCATCACACTCGAGGTCATTTTCTGCAAGGACTTCCAAAATATGATTCCGGTTATCTTGAAACTGAATCATCTTCATGTCTTCTTCTAATTGCGAGTTCCAACTTACAAGGTGGTTTTCGTTTTCAGGTGGCTTGATTTCAATATTATATGGGAATAAAACTGAAAGTCTTTCGTCCAACTCCTCATCACTGTCCATTTCAACAATCCTTGATCCGAGGACTAGCACTGGCCCTTCGAGCTTGTTTAGTAATTTTTCGAACAGGAGATACATTTTAGGGGACTTGTGAAGAAACTTCTCGACATCTCTTATGTAGAGTACAATGGGATACTTTTTAGACACTGAATGCAGAACCTTGTACAATGCTTGTACTAAAATTTTCTCATCGAAATTCCAGCTGCTAGCACGCCTGAGAGGAGCTGCATTGTTTATCAAACACCATCACGAAAACAGAAAATGTGCATAAGCAACGCAAgaaattacaaaggtaactgcTGCAGTAAAATTTGTACATTTTCTCAAGACTATGCGTCTTGtttgcttttttttttaaacTATTGCAAGTGCAGTGTTACCTGCAGAAAAATGTGTTCATCCTTCATTGTTATAATATTGAAATGTACAAGGTACAAAAACTAATGAGGTACATTGACAAAATAACAAAAATAAACTACCACTAATCAGTCTGTGCTTTACAGCCCTGGTATGGATCAAGAAAGTCTACCTTGCAGGTAACAAATTAATACCACACCCACTATTTGACATGCTAAGCACGGAAGCAGCTAAAGACAGGAAGGTTCTATTAAGATATGCACATATGACAATGTTAGCAAAGAGGCAATTTCCTTCAAGAAAAAACAAGGTCCAATTTAATGCTAACATAGTTTCTCAGCCAGCTCATAAATGCTGGACAGGAAAAGTAAGAATTTTATTCAGGGACATAGCTTCAGTCCTGTGCGACTAAGTATTTAGAAAGAACATCTTATGACCTGTATTAGTTGAAGGACCTTGCGATGCCAGGCTACTCATATCGGATGAAGTAGATGCATTTCTTCTAAGCTTTGGCAAGTTGCTCATACTTTCAGAACTCCTGGAAAATTCCATAGGGCAGAGCATATAAAAACAGTAAACGAATTCTAGTCTGTGTTAATCTCAGTAAAGCctacttttctttttctaagAATACATTAAGGCTTAACTTTTTCACACCTTAATTTCACGTCTGTCATGCTGCTTTGTCTACGTATAGTTCCTGCTACAAAAGCCAAGGAAGTTATCATCAAATATACAGCTAAATTTttaaaacaacaacaacaacaacactCGGTCATTTCCTTCTTCAGTCTACACATGCTATGTAAGTGAATTCAGTTTCACATTGGAAGAGAAGAACAATATTTTCAGTAGCATTCATAACAAATGGAAGCTAACTGACTTTAAGCAACCTTCTTAAAACTGATGTATGAAGTTTAAATGTTCAGAATAATCGAAAACTGAAATAGACCATTGGAGGTGACCTTTCGGTTGCTCCTTTTGTGGAAGGATCGAAAGAGATCCAAGCAATCCAGACACACGTTCAAGGGTCGTGGTAGATATTGATCTTTTAAAAGGCTAACAAGAAGAAAAATGCTCAAGTTAGGGATTAGCTAAAGATGACACAATCTGTCAAGAGCTGAAAAAGCTCAAGCTAGGTGATTTCTA
Protein-coding sequences here:
- the LOC112893339 gene encoding uncharacterized protein LOC112893339 isoform X2, producing MEGKSVVMSALGIGIGVGVGLGLASAPWAGGGSASARAGLTVERVEQELRRLLVDGAASKVTFDEFPYYLSEQTRVVLTSAAYVHLKQADISKYTRNLAPASRAILLSGPAELYQQMLAKALAHYFQAKLLLLDPTDFLIKIHSKYGTGGSTEQPFKRSISTTTLERVSGLLGSLSILPQKEQPKGTIRRQSSMTDVKLRSSESMSNLPKLRRNASTSSDMSSLASQGPSTNTAPLRRASSWNFDEKILVQALYKVLHSVSKKYPIVLYIRDVEKFLHKSPKMYLLFEKLLNKLEGPVLVLGSRIVEMDSDEELDERLSVLFPYNIEIKPPENENHLVSWNSQLEEDMKMIQFQDNRNHILEVLAENDLECDDLGSICLSDTIGLSRYIEEIVVSAVSYHLMNKREPEYRNGKLVISAKSLSHALEIFQENKMSSKDSMKLELTVDALKAAEKGTATTAAKSETKPATLLPPVRPPIAASTAPGTAAAASAPAVASKTEAEKKDNSPPAAKAPEVPPDNEFEKRIRPEVIPANEIGVSFDDIGALDDIKESLQELVMLPLRRPDLFKGGLLKPCRGILLFGPPGTGKTMLAKAIANEAQASFINVSMSTITSKWFGEDEKNVRALFTLAAKVSPTIIFVDEVDSMLGQRNRAGEHEAMRKIKNEFMTHWDGLLSRPDQRILVLAATNRPFDLDEAIIRRFERRIMVGLPSMESRELIMRRLLSKEKVDEGLDFKELATMTEGYSGSDLKNLCTTAAYRPVRELIQKERKKELEKLKREKGGTPSDLTKKKEKEGPIILRPLNMTDLKEAKNQVAASFAAEGSIMSELRQWNELYGEGGSRKKQQLTYFL
- the LOC112893339 gene encoding uncharacterized protein LOC112893339 isoform X1, whose translation is MEGKSVVMSALGIGIGVGVGLGLASAPWAGGGSASARAGLTVERVEQELRRLLVDGAASKVTFDEFPYYLSEQTRVVLTSAAYVHLKQADISKYTRNLAPASRAILLSGPAELYQQMLAKALAHYFQAKLLLLDPTDFLIKIHSKYGTGGSTEQPFKRSISTTTLERVSGLLGSLSILPQKEQPKAGTIRRQSSMTDVKLRSSESMSNLPKLRRNASTSSDMSSLASQGPSTNTAPLRRASSWNFDEKILVQALYKVLHSVSKKYPIVLYIRDVEKFLHKSPKMYLLFEKLLNKLEGPVLVLGSRIVEMDSDEELDERLSVLFPYNIEIKPPENENHLVSWNSQLEEDMKMIQFQDNRNHILEVLAENDLECDDLGSICLSDTIGLSRYIEEIVVSAVSYHLMNKREPEYRNGKLVISAKSLSHALEIFQENKMSSKDSMKLELTVDALKAAEKGTATTAAKSETKPATLLPPVRPPIAASTAPGTAAAASAPAVASKTEAEKKDNSPPAAKAPEVPPDNEFEKRIRPEVIPANEIGVSFDDIGALDDIKESLQELVMLPLRRPDLFKGGLLKPCRGILLFGPPGTGKTMLAKAIANEAQASFINVSMSTITSKWFGEDEKNVRALFTLAAKVSPTIIFVDEVDSMLGQRNRAGEHEAMRKIKNEFMTHWDGLLSRPDQRILVLAATNRPFDLDEAIIRRFERRIMVGLPSMESRELIMRRLLSKEKVDEGLDFKELATMTEGYSGSDLKNLCTTAAYRPVRELIQKERKKELEKLKREKGGTPSDLTKKKEKEGPIILRPLNMTDLKEAKNQVAASFAAEGSIMSELRQWNELYGEGGSRKKQQLTYFL